The Coffea arabica cultivar ET-39 chromosome 9c, Coffea Arabica ET-39 HiFi, whole genome shotgun sequence nucleotide sequence TATGTGTGAAGAATTTGCCGAAGTACGTTGGTGAAGATCGTCTCAGAGAATTCTTCTCCCAAAAGGGTGAAGTTACTGATGCCAAGCTCATGCGTACCAAGTATACATCTTTTTGCGGTTGTTGGTTATTAATTTTtgatattaattattttatgcaATATGAGGATGTCATTGTTGAATTTTCGCGGggtttttttttgaagtttttttgcTTGGTATgtttttttatgttttgagcaggGATGGGAAGAGTAGGCAGTTTGGGTTTTTAGGATTTCGAACGGAGCAAGAAGCAGAGGAAGCTATCAAGTTTTTCCATAGGTCTTTCATGGATACTTGTAGAATTACTTGCGAGGTGTGATTCTTTTTTACCCTTTCTATTCATTTCTTGGTCAGTTTCTCTATTTGGTATTTTTGGTAGCAATTCTGAACTTTTATTAACTGTGTTTGAAGAAATATGCTAACATGGATGAGTTTTTGAAGATTGATGATTTTAGAAGTTAGTATGTTTGATTTGGCAAGGTTTGAAGTTAAACTATTATTACAAAATAAATTGGTTGTAAGCATGATTAAATTAGTACAGTCACCTTTTGCAAGTTTTGAACTTCTCTTATAGTAGTGAATTCCTGAAAGTTTAAAGTGAGCAAAGAATGATCTTTCCAAATGAGTTGGAAATGGTCTTTTTTGTATTGCTATAGGTTCCTGGCAATGGCAAGTTCCTTGCTCTTTTAATAATAGTTTTAGTATATAACGAAAATATTGAAGAATAAAGAGTTTAGCTTAAATGCTTGAAGGATGACATCAGTTGATTGTCTTAGACATTAGTACctcatttgtattttatttgttaTAGTACCTGTTACTACAATTATAGACAAAGTTCATTTCACTTGGAAAGATTTTGtcattgatttttttctttttctgagaGTAAATTCATCTACATTTGGCCAGATTGCCAGGAAAATTGGTGATCCAAATATTCCACGTCCTTGGAGTAGGCACTCattgaagaaacaagagaaatcATCAGAGGAGGGAAAGGAAGTGCCTGGTTCAAATAGTTCAAAGATTGCAAACtcaaaagagaagaagaaaaaggaaaagaataagaAGGATGATGGCAATGACGATCCTCAGCTTCAGGAATTCCTTGACGTCATGCAGCCACGAAGTAAGTCAAAGTTGTGGGCTAATGATACCCTAACTGCTACCTCAACAGATCAAAGAAAAATGATTGGAGATAAGCAAAGTGAAGTGAGAAAAGGTGACCAGAAATCAAAGTTAAATGAAAGTGATGACGAGGAAAATAGGTCATCTGAGACTCTAGATGCAGATAAATCACAAAATCCAGTTCACGATGATGTTATATCTGATATGGATTATTTCAGAAGTCGAGTAAAGAAAGAGTGGTCAGATTCAGAAGGTGAAGATGGAGAAAATGAGGATAGTTATGAGGAAGGAGATATCGAAAATGGTAACAGTGATTCTCGGAGGCAAACCAAAGATGAAATGGatattgaagatgaagatgaagaagatgtcCAACAAGAAAATGACAAAGATGGAGATGGTGAAGAACCTGTTGACGAACTGATTGAGACTGAAGGACCATCATCAACTGTGGAAGATCCAAAAGAAGTTCTGGAGAGTGGCCGTCTATTTGTCCGTAATTTGCCATATACTACCACGTAAGTACTGAACATTCTTCTTCTTAAAATCATACCATAATAACGTAAGTTGCCAGAATGGCAGTAACCACGGTCTTTCCAATTTGTGACATTCTTATCTTTTGACTTCTGATAATGACTTTAGAGAAGAGGAACTTGAAGAGCactttggaaaatttggaaatgTCTTGCAAGTCCATATTGTTGTGGATAAAGATACGAAACGGTCCAAGGGGATTGCTTATGTTCTATATGCGCTTCCAGAATCTGCTTCTAGGTACTGTATCGAGAAACAGTCAGAAATATGCTTTTTTATGAAAATTTGCTGGTATTAGTTTCCATTAGACTTCAAATTGCTAAGTATTTTGCACCATCAAGGTGTGAAATCTGAGTTTTACCTCATTTGATTGGATTGGATTGTGCTTGAAGATTTAAGCTAGATTTTTTGTTTGAATAAATCATTTCTTACATGTATTAGTGATGCAAATTCAATATCTAGATCTGATTCATATTTTGCatcattcactttttttttgtcactatATTAACAATGAAATTTTCTTCTCCCAAGGAGTTCTATAGCATGTTAGGGTTCTTTTTTCCGTCTTTCCTTggcatattttatttattttgagaGCATGTCATTTGTAATTCTATTGCATAAAGTCGTGTAAATTTGTATTCATCGTATGTGCATCTGAAAATTCAAGCAGCTAACTTCTAGATTTCTTTAGGGCACTAGAAGAACTGGATAGTTCCATTTTCCAAGGAAGATTACTGCATGTTATGGTGGCAAAACAAAACAGTTCTTCTGAGAAACAAAAGTAAGTTTTTTTCCCCGttaaatttttagatttttcTATTCTGCAGAGATTGTtggtcttccttttcttttttcttttttgaaatgCATACAGGGAAAATTACGTCGATGTGAAGGTTTAAATATCAATAATGTATCCTGTGTACTTGTTTAGAAGCTGTATGATTGACAAGAGCCACACTTCTACTGTTCTTGTGTTGTAGGACCAATGTGTTGACTCAACAGTCTGCAAAAACCTTTAAGCAACAGAAGGTGGAGGAGAGGAAGACATCTGAGGCTAGTGGAAATACACGATCATGGAATAGCTTGTTCATGCGCCCTGATACAGTATGTTTCTTACTCATCTTCACAGCTTGACTCAGAAAGAATTTATAATGGTCTGCAGGATTTGCATATGTTTTTGAGTTTACCCTTAAAATTTGATGAGGATTTTGTTTAAGTTTCTTGACCTTCTATTTCATCATCAGGATTCCTAGCTTTCTATTCTATTCTTCTCGTTTCTATTTGCTTCTTTTTCAACCCAACATACAACAAGGCTGCTTGCCAGTCCCTAACAAAGAGTAGGAGAAAACCTTTATTTACAATTCCCGAAGTCGCTCCATCGAGTATGTTGACTACAAGAGTAAAATTACCTGGTGTATTCTACATCAATTGCTTGTTCTATAGTCTTCCTTTGGTTTCTTCTTCTAAAGCTTCAAGATAATGGTACGTTGAGCACTGGGCAAACACCTTCATAGAGACTGCTTCTGGTTTAATGCCAGATTAAGCCCATTCATGTCGTGTACCTTTCATCCAATGACTTTTATCCTTCTCTCCCAAGACAAAAAGAGTAGTTATTCTTCCATAGGATTGGAGAATTTGTTGTGTAGTTTGGTACTTTACCATTAAAACAGGCCTTCTGTCTTACTGCAGGGAGGAATAATAGCTTTATCACTAGGTAACATTTTATCATTGGGGCAACATGATAATGAGCGAATAGTATATATCGTTATTTTCTTTAAATGAGTGTTAATATTTAAGTTGTAAGATGATTAGTTTAGCTGTTGGCCTCTGTGTTTAAGAACTTATGGAGATTGATTACATTATCCTATTCATCTGCAACCCCACTACCCATTACACAATTGAAGAGAGAGAGGGACGAGTACTGACAGGACTTAAAAAAGAATATGAAAACAACGATCAGCTTTAGGCGATAATATTATGTTATTGCAAGCGCAAATGTTTGGAGttcaaaacttgaaggaaaCACATGTTTATTGGATAATTCAACATTATGTTCGCATTCTGCATTAATTGATATTTTATGTTGTGAATACTTTTGTTGAGCTTTTGGAAGAATGCACTCTTTTGGACATACTGTACCTCATGTGCATGACTTCTATCCGTGTTGTTCCTTAGAatgaaaagatgaaaagaaGATAGAATTCAAATGATTGATTGAGTGATTTTGGTGCATGCATTTGTTCTCGaggagagaaaaagaacaaatgCAGCCCCCGATAATGATgtcatttttatgtttttagatTAAGGACTGAAAATGAATCTAGATTTCTCCTCACATAGGTACACTATATAGTGAAAATGTGTTATTGCAAAGAAAGCAACAATAGGAAAAAAAAGGTACAACTCCCTTTGGTGCCATGCAAAATGCATGCTCTCTCCACTTCATCCTTTGCCCACGAATTGCAACCTCTAGTTTTGATGTCTTCCTTTCAACTGAGTAAAGCTGCGGAGTAAAGCTGTCAATGTTTTTAACCTCTTTCCTAAATCAGGATTTCCTCTGAATGTTATAGCATCTTTAATCTTCTAGTTGTTTGGGTGTCTGATGTAGTCAGCTGCTTTGGTTGCTCAAGTACTGCCTTAGTTCTTTAGAACTAATTTTAGTTATGCATGTGCTagagaattttttattttttgggggaCAAGAATATTGTTTCTCATATCTACTAGAGTTTCGCATCTGCAGGTTTTCCTCATTTAGAGTCTCAACTTCAATGTCATACCTGTTGAGCATTTCTCACCCTACAAGTTACGCTATTGGTTTTCTCTGTCAACTGTATGTACATTGTTGGACAGAGTTTGATGCTTGATATGTTCCTATATTACTTTATCCTTTCTTATAATGGTTATACTGCTATTTGGTTCTTATATTTTAATTTGGTTTCTCCttaattctttcttatcttgCGGTGGTTAGGATAATTTTTCCTGCTTAGTCttaatttatccaaaacaaTTTTTCCTGTGGTTTTGTTTTAGGATTCCCTTAGTGTCTTTAAATTTGCTTTATTGTGGTGTAATAATCATTTCTATATCTTGTATGGCATCATAATATGTTCATCTTTGACTATGGATTGGTATTGTCTGTAATAGTTTCTTTTTCCATGTCTTCTCCTAATTTGTATATGTGGAGCAAACTCTAATTCTTTTTCACTTGCTTCATAAATTGTAGGTTGTGGAAAATATTGCTCGAAAATTTGGCGTAAGTAAGAGCGACCTTTTAGATAAGGAAGCTGATGACTTGGCTGTTCGTATTGCTCTTGGAGAAACTCAAGTGATTGCGGAGACAAAAAAGGCTTTGGCAAATGCTGGGGTCAATGTTGCTTCCTTGGAGGATTTTGCTTCTGGAAAAACTGATGGTATAAAAAGAAGCAACCATGTTATTTTAGTGAAGAACTTGCCTTATGGATCATCTGAAGGTGAACTAGCTAACATGTTTGGGAAATATGGGAGCCTGGACAAAATAATTTTACCTCCGTCAAAAACCTTGGCTTTGGTATGCATCTTCTCtgcttgaaaatttttcttttccctgcTTTTGGGATGTGACAAATGAACGCTGTCCATTTTACGTTGTGTTACTGAACATTCGACATAGTTGACCTTGAAGATGCACATAGAGCACTTCTTTTaggttttttaattttttatggatttacttatttttttcacttttaaaataggAAAACTTCCTATTCGTCTTTATGTTGTATCTTTTTCATGCTTTATTGCCAGATCATATTTGTTCTGGCTTCTCGAGCTATCACACCAATATTTACATTTTCTGAATTGTTCTTTACATGCATTTTTTCACGTGTTAGACATTGAGTTGACTAGATCACTTTGACTCATATCAACTTCATATCTGGCATTAAactttttgcatgatttttctctGACTGGAGCTGTGTCTTACATATTATTGGTGAATGGCTTCCACACCTTTTCATGATATCAACTTCATATATAGCACTAAAATCTTTTGCATTATTTCTCTGACTGGAGCTGTGTCTTGTGCTATCTGTCTTGCATATAATAGCTAGTGGCATGCAGGTGTGGACACATTCACACACCTGTATACACAGGCTTACGCTCGAGCAAAGACAATATATACTCTCTCTCCCATACTCACAGTTAATGTCaacatttttatatttaaaatttaaaccACGCTACTACAACTTTCAGTGGTGGGCATTGGACAAAAGTTGAGCAAAATGTGTGTAGTGATATTTAGGGATAGAAATTTTTTTCATGCTATATAGAGAATTGAAATATCATGATGAAGAAACTGGATAGACTAtggttattcttttaaatgctTCAGATTCTTATGCTATCTTATTATTGCGAAACTTAGGTTGTCTTCCTTGAAGCGGCTGAAGCACGTGCAGCTTTCAGGGGTTTAGCTTACAAGCGTTACAAGTATGTTTTGCACCCTCGTTCACTATTAGTACTCATTGTCTGCATTCGTTATTTGCCTGTAGATCTGGTATCTGTGCTTGGCACTCTTCTATCATGTCCTTGATGCGTGGAAGCTTTGATAGTGGTTTCTTAAGCTGGGGAAACCAACTAAAGTCTTCAGCTgattctaactctcaatttgtcATGGAGTCAAAGCTAGCAAGGTTTTACATGCTACTTGTGTATGTAATACTGTTACACATTAAGTAAATGGAACAAATTTGTTGAATATTTGGTTATGAGTTGGTCATAACCTAGCGATGAAAATCTGATATTCATGGCCCAAGTGCTGCATTAAGCTGCTTCATTTCTCTTAACAATATGTAAACTATTGAAATCCATCCTGCATTGTGGTAGAGAATATGTAGACAGACTGCTGATTTTGTTTCATAGAAGCAACACATAAGGACTTTTTCTTGTATTTCATAGGAACCATGCATGATTGATAATGGATTCATGATACTTTGCAGCAGCTGCTTCCAATCCTGTTTATCTTTTTTTAAGGAGCTAATTTTCATTTCCTATCCAAGTTATTTGGCATATTGGATACTGGTTGagttattttgcatattttcaaGCAGTTATATGCTAATTTTATGTCTTGCTTTGAGCTTTTTCTATTGATTTAAGGGTTGGCCTGGCCACAACTCAGTGTTCTTCCATGTTCCTTTCTATAGATTTAGCCTTTTACAAGGACCAACAAGGCTGTTTTGATAGAGAAATGAAACTAATAGTTCTTGAGGTTCAGATAGTTGTTTTCAAATTCTTGGTCTCATGCACCATCTGAGTGCTTGCTTTTTTTGGCATTATTGTTGGAAGATGGGAGGTGCCTGAAATCCCTTTTGCTGACCCTGTTTTATAGAAGGTTTTGGATGTTTGTCTCTTgcaaaaaaaaacttgtaatCTAGAGGAGACATGCATTTGAATTAAGTTCCATGCCGTGCTGATTTAATTTCCTCTTGTTTATAATCTGCTGGGAGTTTGAAATAATTCTCTTTATGTCTTGCCTGCTGTCTTCTTGTATCTTGTCTACATACATATGCTCTCTTTCTTGCTTGCCATACTTTCCTCCCATTCTCTCCTTTAGAAATTCATGATGTACATGGCCTTGTTTTTATGGTTACATTGCTTGTTGTGCTTTCTGTAGTCATGCTTCTTAGGCAAAATATTTGTGCAGTTGTTAAAGGTTCTTTGCGGGAAATagtgtagaatttttttaatttatgtgCTGGTTCACATTTAGTTGAATATTATGCTGGCTTAACCACAATTATGCTTACATGAGTACATGTTTGAAAGCTTTATCATATGTGTCTGATTTAGTTGAAGCAAAAATTCACGTATCTAAATCCAATTTATGTGGATAAACTGCTATCATTAGTCATCTACATAAATAACTTGAGTACTTGAATTGTGAGATTACTATCCAATTTGCCAATGCACTTTAATATCATTGTTGTCTTGCTTCTCATAGTATAAAATGTATCCTCAAGTTTGAAAGATGCCATGCAGACagcttcttttgttgtttgtgGGGTTTTGAACGTATTTAATGACATGTTCAGTCAATTAATTGACCTCCCTAGTTTAGAGATTGGCTTTTTTAGCTTTTTAACCTGATGGTGATACTTTTAATTTCAAGAAAATCTGCAAGATGGTAAATATTAGTGACATTAATAATGACATCTCTTATTGTGACGTAGAGATGCTCCACTGTACTTGGAATGGGCACCTGCAAACATCCTTAGTCAAAATGCATCATCTTCAGATGGTTCAGATGATAATGTTGTTGGTGAGCATGATGTAAAGAAAGTTTTGTTAGAGCAACAAAGAGGAATTACGGATGCTGACGTTGATCCTGACAGGGTTGAGGTGATAATATGAGCTATTTCATGTCATCACTCTTCTTCATTGGTAGTTTTCATCTTACAATTATTGTATTTGTTTAAATCTTCTATTGGTTTTCAACTAGGTGGTGCTGAGTGTGGTTATAGTCCCTTCTCCCTTCTACAGTTCCTATGTTTTAAATGaagttttgttgttgttgattttctttttttttttggtttttggggggttttttttttggttgtggtgggggggggggggggggttatcAGAAAAATGTGACTTATGGATGCAAGAAATTCAAGCCTGCGTGTTACAGCTCAAGCTTTAGTTGCACTTAAGAGTTATAAAGGACTTGTGTCCTCCTGCCCAGATTTCATGAATTATAATGTTTATCTTGATTTCAAAGTTATCAATTTGGTTGGCTTTAAAGGCACTGCATATGACCAATTATAAGTTCCGCTTGGTTCGGGTGTTTTGACTAAACTTCACTGTGGAGAAAGTAAAAACTGTTAGTGTGTGTTGATTATTGTAGTTGCTGACACTTGTCATAGACAAAATACAACTCTCTTTCCTCTTTCCACGTGATAATATCTAGGATAACTAGCATAAGACAAGATAACTAGCTGCCTTTGACGAAGTAAGGGAGTAAAGATGGTTCATCGCAACTAATACCCCTCCAGACGATTTTAATTCCTTACGTGAAGGTTCCGAATGGGTCAAGGTTGGTCGTCACCGCCTCAAGCTTCAATTAGGAAACATAATCTTAAGGTAAAATATCCAGTGGCCTTTGACGAAGTGAAGGGAAGTAACGATGGTTCATTGCAACAATCCCTCCCCTTTCAAAATATTTTGATACCTTCTgtgtctctgtgtgtgtgtCTGTTGTCTGTTTGTGGCAAATGAGTAAAGCTTGGTTGGCTTTAGATCAAGCTTCAATTAGGAAACACAATTTGATTCAGACAATGTTGAACTTAGTGATTTACCTACTATTGACCTCCATAATGTTCTCTTGAGTTATTTGGTGCATGAGCTGCATTTAGGGTCATGTGTTTGAGCTTGAGGGTCCATTCTAGAACTCATTTGTTTGCCATCTTTTGGTCATACAGTCGAGATCTTTGTACGTGAAGAACCTGAACTTCAAAACATCTGATGAGAGCTTGAAAAAGCATTTCATCAGACACCTGAAGGAAGGAAGAGTACAGAGTGTCCGGGTAATGCTTCTGCTTCTTATTCTCTTAACTTCATCAGAAGTTCAGAACATGTTACTTCCAGTGCTACTGTTGTCATCACTCACATGTTTAGATGCTTTCCTGTACTCAATGGTTTTCGCATTCAGGTGAAGAAACATGTAAAGAATGGGAAAAATGTTTCTATGGGTTTTGGTTTTATAGAGTTTGATTCCATGGATACAGCAATGAATGTTTGCAGAGATTTACAGGTAATATTTATTGTTCATGCAACCTTTAAACCTTTTTAGACTGTTTTGAGTTACTAATTTcagtttcttttccttgcccCAGGGAACTGTTTTAGATGGGCACGCACTTATTTTGCAACTTTGTCATGCTAAGAAGGACGAACAAGTGCCTAAAATAGGGGAGAATGATAGGAGTTCGACAAAATTAATAGTGAGAAATGTAGCTTTTGAGGCGACGGAGAAAGATCTTAAACAATTATTCAGTCCATTTGGCCAGGTAGCTATTACTTATTGCCATGTTAAGAGTCACGACCATAAGTAGTAGAGTATTGTGTTGTTGAATCAATGATTGATAAGTTACTTATTTGGTTAAGTAATAACTAGACCTCAAAATGAACTACTGCACTCCATTTAGGTTCTTACATGTGGATTACAGATACTAACTCTGTTTATTTTGAACATCAAGCATAATCAGCAGTGACAGTTCAATATGCTATATATAAGCTCACATGATCACAGTGATAAGCATGTTTCACACCAGCTAATGAGGTTTATAGGTCACCTGAGTTTCAGTTGTGGCACAATTTGCAGTTCTTCTGTGTGCTATGCTGCCTCTTTCAAACCTGACAGCAGAATCATGccatccttttctttctttgttgtttctagCTTGTCAAATGTTTTCTGTTGGTTTTTCTAGAGTCGGACGAAAGTCTTTCATGAAATTTCCAAAAAATGAGAAAGAGAGGTTGGGGTTGGGTTGGCGGGCTGGCAAAGACTCAACGCCTTGCCAATGTCCTACATCATACCTTGGGGTTTCATCTTGAGGCAGTTATCAAAATTGCGGCAACCCCACTTACCACCACACTCCCCCCTCCCCCCTTGTCGGCCCAAAAGTAAAGAAGAGAAGGGAAATAAATTGAGAATCAAGCTGAAGGGCTTCTGACAAAAAAGTTTTTGTTGTATggttgttttttctttctttctggcGATTGAGGTGGACTAAAGTTGAACAGTCTCTCTTTTTCTATCATATTCATTGAAATTTATTCTCTTTGACTGACATCGTGAGTATGATACGGAACCAGATAAAGCATTTGAGGTTGCCAATGAGGTTTGGGAAGCACAGAGGTTTTGCCTTTGTGGAATATGTGACAAAGCAAGAGACAAAGAATGCTCTTCAAGCTCTTTCTAACACCCATCTGTATGGTCGCCATCTGGTATGTTAGTTGAGACCTCTTGAAACATGCATATATCCTCCAAATATCTGTTCCAAGTTATCTGATTGCCGTTCTGACCTTCAGGTTTTGGAGAGGGCAAAAGAAGGTGAGAGCTTAGAGGAACTGCGGGCTCGTACAGCTGCTCAGTACACTGATGGGCAAAGTTCTACTAAATTTTCCAAGAAAAGGAAGCACATGGCTGTCTTGGATGAAGGCAGTCTTAGGTTTGAGAGAATTGCAGATTAGCTGGGCGGTTTGACATTGTTCTTTCTTTTGTATATTATagaaaagaaatgatgaagATTAACTTCTTATTcctccataaaaaaaaaaaaaaaaaagattgactTCTTAGTCTTGCTTAGTTCTTTCTTGTGTAGTATGGCTCCATTTTTCCCAGTTGGCAGCCGTTACCTGGCATATGATCCCTTCTATAAGAATGCCATTGTAAGATTAGAGGGGTGTTTTACAAGGGCTAGTAAAATAAGTACTAATTATTAAGGTCTTTGtagattttgtaatttttgcgCTATGCTGGATTGATTTCCAACTCTTCTTGAAATATCTCTATAAGCTTTAGTTTCTCAAGG carries:
- the LOC113709101 gene encoding uncharacterized protein, whose protein sequence is MSRICVKNLPKYVGEDRLREFFSQKGEVTDAKLMRTKDGKSRQFGFLGFRTEQEAEEAIKFFHRSFMDTCRITCEIARKIGDPNIPRPWSRHSLKKQEKSSEEGKEVPGSNSSKIANSKEKKKKEKNKKDDGNDDPQLQEFLDVMQPRSKSKLWANDTLTATSTDQRKMIGDKQSEVRKGDQKSKLNESDDEENRSSETLDADKSQNPVHDDVISDMDYFRSRVKKEWSDSEGEDGENEDSYEEGDIENGNSDSRRQTKDEMDIEDEDEEDVQQENDKDGDGEEPVDELIETEGPSSTVEDPKEVLESGRLFVRNLPYTTTEEELEEHFGKFGNVLQVHIVVDKDTKRSKGIAYVLYALPESASRALEELDSSIFQGRLLHVMVAKQNSSSEKQKTNVLTQQSAKTFKQQKVEERKTSEASGNTRSWNSLFMRPDTVVENIARKFGVSKSDLLDKEADDLAVRIALGETQVIAETKKALANAGVNVASLEDFASGKTDGIKRSNHVILVKNLPYGSSEGELANMFGKYGSLDKIILPPSKTLALVVFLEAAEARAAFRGLAYKRYKDAPLYLEWAPANILSQNASSSDGSDDNVVGEHDVKKVLLEQQRGITDADVDPDRVESRSLYVKNLNFKTSDESLKKHFIRHLKEGRVQSVRVKKHVKNGKNVSMGFGFIEFDSMDTAMNVCRDLQGTVLDGHALILQLCHAKKDEQVPKIGENDRSSTKLIVRNVAFEATEKDLKQLFSPFGQIKHLRLPMRFGKHRGFAFVEYVTKQETKNALQALSNTHLYGRHLVLERAKEGESLEELRARTAAQYTDGQSSTKFSKKRKHMAVLDEGSLRFERIAD